The DNA window CTCAGCATCATCTACTTCATTGTGTTCGAATGGAACGGACGCCAGACGCCCGGCAAGAGATTCACCGGAATAAGGGTGGTGGACGCAGGTTCAATGAAGGCGCAGGATCACACGCAGGTGATAGTAAGGAATGTTCTGCGTGTCGTTGATTCCTTCCCGGGCAATCTCTACATAGTGGGTTTCTTAATAGGGTTGTTTACGGAAAGGAAACAGAGACTTGGTGACATACTGGCAGGCACGATGATGGTCAAAGGCGAGCCCAGAATGGTTCGCAGGGAACAATGAACTGCATGGAATGTGACGGCGGATTATCGGAAGCGCATGACGGCGCGGGAGAGGTCTGAAGCAGTATGCGGACGCTGCCGCTGGTACTCACGCTTTTCGCCCTCTGTGCCATGTTTCTTGCCGCACTCTACAACGCATTTGGATTCACTGCCCCGTTCATTGCTCTGACATCTCTCCTTGTTCTGGGCCTGGCAGCAGCACTTCTGCCGTACAGATATTACGGCTGGCCGTATGCAGAAAAGGGGACATATACCGACCTGGACAGTGCAGCACTCTATGAGTTGATCGGGCGTCAGAAAGATCTGAGAATTGTGGATGTTAGATCGAGGTCCGAATTCATGAGAGGGCATATTCCCGGTGCAATTAACATACCGCTCACCAGGATTGAGAGAAATACGCTGTTTCCTGTTCCGACTGTTTTCGTCTGCTCTACAGGACACAGATCAAGGATGGCGCTCAGAAAGACACGCGGAAAGGAACTGTACAACCTTGCCCGCGGATACAGAAAATGGATTGAAGCGGCACTTCCTGTGGAATCCGGAAAAGAGGGGAGCGCGGGAACCGGCGATGCTCAGTTGCCGTAATGCCCGAGACAGTAGAGTATAGATCGCAGATCGCTCCTGGAGAGCGAGCCGTCTGCCACCTTCCTGAGCACATCCTTTCCCCTGAAGGCAATGCCGAGGCCCGCATTCTTGACCATGATTGTGTCGTTTGCACCGTCACCTACGACAACAACCTCTTTCGAAGAGATGCCCTCGGCCATCATTATTTCCTCGATAACACGCTGTTTCCCTCTGGCGTCAAGTATTGGTTCCTCCAGATTTCCGGTGAGACGGCCATCCTTCACCTCCAGCCTGTTCCCGAATGCGTAATCAAGGCCAAGCTCCTCTTTCATCTTCTCCGTGAATTCCGTGAAACCGCCGCTGACCAGAGCGATGCGGTATTTCATCGAGCGGAGGGACGAAATCAACTCACGTGCTCCAGGGTTCAGCGTGAGGGAGGATTTCATCTCCTCCAGCACAGATGAGGTCATTCCCCTGAGGAGTCTGACCCGTTCCCGTATGGACTGTATGTAGTCTATCTCCCCGTTCATTGCTCTCGCGGTTATCCTGCTCACGTCTTCCCCTATGCCCGCAATTTCCGCCAGCTCATCAATGGTTTCGTTGCTTACCAGAGTGGAGTCCATGTCGAAAACTATGAGTTTTTTGCCCATCCTGAATGTCGACTCCTGCTCAAAAACAATATCCACTTCCAGTCCGGACATAGCCTGCTCAATGCCCTTCCTTGCTTTTTCCGGCGGGCATCCGTCCAGATCCACCACGAACTGCATGGCAGAGAGGTCCCCCCTGCTGAGCATATTGATCCTGATGTTGTTGATACCCAGTGAAGCGGCAGTCACCGCGAATATTCTGAGCATTTCGCCCGATGGCCTGCCTATCATCGTTATAACATACTTTTCCGAGAACGAGTCTGTAACGTATTCTTCTGTTTCATGAACGTCAACGGAGAGGTCAAAGCCGGAAAGAGCGCCGATCATCCTCTCTTTGAACGGAACGGCGGCCGACTCGCCTTCCGTGAGTATGAACAGACTGAGTATACCATGCACGACGCTCTGCTGTATGTCGACTATGCGTGAACCGCCGCGCAAAACGGAATCGATGGCACGAGCCAGAATGCCTTCCGTATCTCTCCCGAGTATTGTAACTGCGATATATTTCAAGTTCCGCACCGCCCGGGATCTAAACGAGTCAGCTGCCCCGGCGGCAGACACCATTTGTCACCTCAATGAAAACCTTTGCCATACGGCGGGAGTGTTCTCTTGAATGATTTCACACTGGGACGGCAAGTCATCGACGACTTTTGCACCATGGACAGGTGTAGTTATAGTACAGCAGCAGGAAGTGCGATGTGTGAAGAGTATAGCACGGAATCGACAGATGCTGGCACCCAGCAGCTTTCATAGCATATGCTGCGTGTCGCAGTCAGCCACTCACACTGCAAGTACATTTAGTATAAGATGGCATTAGAGAAGGGGAATGAATTCTTCAACTGAGGAGATACTGAAACTTGCCTCATCCAGGGGCGTCCTGCTTGAGCCTGACGCACTGAAGGGACTGAGTGTAAGAATGGACGGTTTCGCGATGCTCCAGTCATATCTCGATTCCCTTGACAGTCCTCCGCTCGTCGTAACGGCTGAAATGATATTATCCGCCACTCCGGAAGACACGCAGGCGGCGCCACCCGAAGTGCCGAGAACGGTGGGGCACATATCTTCTGTGCCGGAGGCCCCGCACGTCATCAGAGATATAACCGGAAACAGCACGACCACCGGTAATGTCAAAGATTTTGCAAAGTATTTCAGCGATCGATTTCACTCGATCAAGAGGATACTGCTGAAGAGAAAGGACATGGCAGGTGCGATACCAATCTCCAAAGTGGTGCACGTCAACAGAGATGCGAAAGTCATAGGCATAGTCAATTCAGTGCATCAGACAAAGAACGGCCACAGAATACTGGAGATAGAGGACGAGGAGGAGCGGTGCACTGTTCTGCTGCTGAAGGACAAGGGATTTGACACAATCCTGAAGGATGAAGTCATAGGCATACACGGCAGGATGGGCAGGGACAGAAAGATGCTGGTGGCCGACTCGCTGATCAGGCCAGATGTGCCGTTCAACAGGGTAACGGAGAAGATAGCCACGGATTCCAAAGTGGCCGTGCTCTCCGACACACACGTGGGAAGCAGGACATTCCTGAGGGAGGAATGGGACAGCCTGCTCGCCTGGCTCAAGAGCTCTCCTGAGGCGAGAGACATAAATTACCTGATCGTCTCAGGTGATCTTGCAGACGGCATCGGAGTGTATCCGGATCAGGAGGATGATCTGGAGATAAGCGACGTGTTCGAGCAGTATCAGCGCGTGTCGCAGTATTTCTCCGAACTGCCTGATTGGGTCAGGCCGATACTCATGCCCGGAAATCACGATGCAGTGAGACCCGCCGAACCGCAGCCGACATTTCAGCAGGAGATAAGGAAAATGTTCGACTCGAACGTCACATTCGTCGGGAATCCGTCGCTCATTGAGCTGGAGGGAAGGAGAATACTCTCCTACCACGGCAGAAGTTTCGATGATGTCATCAGCACCATCCCCGGACTCTCGTGGGAAAAGCCAATAGAGGCCATGGTTGAGCTGCTGAAGAGAAGGCATCTGGCGCCCGTCTACGGAGAACGGACACCGCTTGCTCCCGAGAGAAAGGATTACCTGGTCATTGACGAGGTGCCGGACGTGTTCATAACGGGACACATACATTCCTACGGCCTTTCCGATTACAGGGGAGTTAAGCTCGTGAGCGGCAGCACCTGGCAGTCGCAGACTTCATACCAGAAGATGAAAAACATTACGCCTATTCCTGCCAAAATGCCCGTAATCAGTCTGTCTGATTTGGAACTGAGAGTCGTTAATTTCAGTGATTTCTCGAGAGCCGGCAGGAGGGAACGGAAGGCCGAAATGCTGTGATGCGCACCGGGCACCGCAGATGCCGGCAAAAGGAGCGGAGTCCATGCCGCTCCGGCTGTGACTGCATCACGCAATCACGTCCGGCACACAGTTAACATTCAATCGAATATTCTCCATTGCGCAGGCATGTTGTATGGGAAAACCATCATGTCTGCAACCGTCTCAATTACACCAAGGCGTGTGAGAGGAGGGCAGTGCCGCCTTTCCCCGGCTTCCACTTTATTCGCCGTTTTTCATATGGCGAATGTCCTCCGGATCCCGACCGTTCAGCCCATCGCTGGAGAAATAGTTCTGCAGACTGTGGAACACCGGTGCAGCGGGCGGGAAGTGTTCAGTCAGAAGGGCCGAAACATGTTCCGGACAAGGTAAGTTTTTTATAAGGAGGTCAAATAGTGCAGACGGTGAATATTTAATGGTAGCAACCGTAACCACAGTGGATGCTCTTCTCGCAATAGCCGCATCGATTTCCATTGCAGGCGGTCTGATAGGCACAGGAATGGCACAGCAGGGAATAGGTGCTGCGGGAATGGGAATTATCGCGGAGAAACCGGAGAAGTTCGGGCAGGTACTGTTTTTCTTTGTTATACCTGAAACTCTCTGGATACTCGGATTTGTGCTTGGTCTGATTCTGCTGTTACACATACTGTGAAGTGCTGAGATGCCACTAGAGAACATCCTCCAGTCAATCGAGCAGCGCAAGGCAGCTGAGACAGAGCACATTGCAGCCAGATTTGAAGAACAGATGCGCCTGCTTGAAAAGGAGACGGAAAGGAGGATACAGGAAATCGCCGCTGCTTCGGCCCGGCAGAGTGCGGAGGAGTGCCGGTCCCTGGAGAACATGGAACAGTCGAATGCGGAAATAGAGGCGAGGAAACTCGTATGGGAAAAGAGGACGGAACTTGTCGAGGAGATGCTGGCCAAGGCGTTTGACTTCATGAAGGAGATGCACTCCTCCAAATCTTACAAGAAGATGACGACAGAGATGGTAAGCCTTGCCGTGAAGAAACTGGGCGAGGGATGCACAGTCAGGGTAAACGGTTCCGACGCTCCGCTGATCAAGGGCATAAAGGGAGTCAAAATCAAGGCGGAGGAAGTAGACCCTTACGGCGGGCTGATTGCAGAGTCGCGCGACGGAAGCATGGAGATTGATCTGACGATCACGACCATGATGAAAGATCTCAGAGACAGCCTCTCGCTTGAGCTGTATGAGAGAATCGGTGCTAAGTAAGATGGATTCCACATATTCCGGAAGTTATGGAAGAATAAAGGCAGCAAGAATGGAGTTCCTCAGCGATGGCTTCATCGCAAACCTCCGTGAAATGGATATTGAGGCGATCACAAGGGCACTGTCTGCAACGGCATACAAGGAGGATATTGACGCCCTCTATTCCAGATACAGTAATCCCGAACTGCTTGATATGGCAATCAACAGGAGACTTGTCAGAAGAAACAGAATAGCCCTGTTCGCTCCTCCGCCCAATGCTTCGGATATGCTGAAGGCCTATCTATCCAAGTGGGACGTCAGGAATATAAAATCAATAATAACCTCGATATACGTTGGCTATTCCCTCAGACAATCGGAGGCTTTTCTTGTGAGCTTCAGGGATGTACCTGTCGGAGCCTTTGCAGGCAACATGACGGCGGACGATTTCAACATACTCCTGGGCCAGTCCGGAATGGATGCACTGGTGGAAACCCTTTCGCGATACGGCTATGGTCAGGTTCTCATGCAGGAAATGGAAAAATACCGCAAAGAGGGTGATGTTGCGCCCATGCTGCATGCGCTGGACAGATTCTATTATAAACGGCTGTTCGCGAGTCTGAGATTCTATCTGGGCAACGAAGGACCGCTTATTCGATACTTCGGTGAGGAAGTTGACGCATACAACATCATTGTTCTACTCACGGCAAAACAGATGAAGGTGCAGTTCGAGAGAATAAGGGAATCACTGCTGCCGTACGGAACGCTTTCAATGGAGAACTTCCAGGCGCTCTACGGATCTGAGAGCGTCGAGGAGATGGCCGGCAAACTCGGAGACAGATTCGGCACCGGTGATGTTGCAGCCAGATACAGGGAAAGCGGCGATCTGAATAGTTTTGAATCGGGCATGCGGAACCACATTTATGACAGATATGCAGGCATCCTTTCATCCCAGTCACTGTCCATCGGCTCGGTTTTCGCGTTTGTGTTCAGGGCGGAGAGGGAGAGAGATGTATTGCGTGCTATCGCCACTAGCAAGGTATACGGCATTGAACCGCAGAAGATAGCGCCGCTTGCTGGAGGGGTGTGAGTCTTGCCCGGAAGCAGTTTCATGGGTGAAGTTGCTGTCATCGGTGAGAGGGAGCTGGCCCTGGGGTTCAGACTCCTCGGCATAGTCGATGCTTTTCCTGCGGAGGGCGTCCAGGCTGTGGAAAAGTTCAGGGAACTGTACGACGCGGGAAAGCATTCCTTCATCATGCTGTCCGAAAATGTCAGAAAATACATGGACAGCAAGACAGTCGATCTGGTGAACACATCCACGACTCCGCTTGTAGTATTTGTTCCTCTTCCGGGCGGAAGTGAGGAAGAGTCGATAGAGAAGTTTGCAAAGAGGGTTCTTGGCGTCGAAATAGGCAGGTGAATAAATGGGAAAAGTTGCAAGAGTTTCTGGACCGGTCGTCATCGCGGAGGATCTGAAAGACGTAAGGATGTATGACGTCGTCAGAGTCGGAGAGCTCGGACTCGTGGGCGAAGTGATAAGAATTTCCGGCGAACGTGTTACGATCCAGGTCTACGAGGATACGAGCGGAATACGGCCCGGCGAGAAAGTGGAAAATGTCGGGAAACCACTTTCGGTCGAGCTGGGTCCGGGTCTGCTGAAATCCATTTACGACGGCATACAGAGACCGCTCGATGTCATACGTGAAAAGAGCGGTGATTTCATAAGAAGAGGATTTTCCGCCAGCCCGCTGGACGAGACCAGGAAATGGCTGTACAAGCCTTTGCTGAAGAAAGGAGACAAGGTTTCGACTGGACAGGTAATAGGGGAGGTCCAGGAAACAAGCCTCATAACACACAGGATCATGATTCCATACGGCGTGTCAGGCACCTTGGGCGAAAACAGCGAGGGAGAGTACACAGTTTCTGATACGGTTACCACCGTCAAGACAGACAAAGGAGAGGTGCCGGTCAGACTGAAACAGGAGTGGCCGGTCAGGGAGGCGAGGAAGGTCATGCATAAACTGCCTCCGAACACGCCCCTGATAACCGGCCAGCGGGTCATAGACTCTCTGTTTCCGGTCGCGAAAGGCGGAACGGTTGCGGTTCCCGGGCCGTTCGGCTCGGGCAAGACCGTCGTTCAGCATCAGCTGTCGAAATGGTCCGACAGCGATATCGTGGTCTATGTTGGATGCGGGGAGAGGGGAAATGAGATGACGGAGATACTGGCAACATTTCCCGAGCTGCTTGACCCGAAAAGCGGCAAACCGCTGATGGAGAGAACCGTGCTCATTGCCAATACATCAAATATGCCCGTGGCGGCAAGGGAGGCGAGCATATACACGGGCATAACGATTGCAGAATACTACAGGGACATGGGATACGATGTTGCACTCATGGCAGACAGCACATCCAGATGGGCCGAGGCGCTGCGTGAGATATCCGGCAGGCTGGAAGAGATGCCTGGAGAAGAAGGATACCCGGCGTACCTGGGAAGGAAGGTTTCAGAATTCTATGAACGTTCGGGTAACTCGCGTGTCGTCTCGCCGGACGAACGGTATGGTTCGGTCACAATCGTCGGCGCAGTCTCTCCCCCCGGAGGGGACATTTCAGAACCGGTTTCACAAAACACGCTTCGGGTTACAAGAGTCTTCTGGGCACTCGACTCGTCGCTCGCCTCGAGAAGGCATTTCCCTTCAATAAACTGGCTGAACAGCTATTCGCTTTACCAGCTGGAACTGTCCAAATGGTATGAAAAGAACGTAGCGCAGGACTGGCAGTCCGTCTATGCGGAGTCGATGGCGATACTGCAGAAAGAGGCAGAACTGCAGGAAGTCGTTCAGCTGGTCGGATATGATGCCCTCCCTGAGAAGGAGAAGGCAATACTGGATATTTCGCGGATGATAAGGGAAGATTTCCTGCAGCAGAGCGCGTTTGATGAAGTCGACTCGTACTGCTCCACCAGGAAGCAGTACGGCATGCTGAAAACAATAATCGAGATGTCGCGCTGCCAGAACGAGGCCATCGAGCGCGGCGTTTCCATGGAAAAGCTCGCAGCACTCGAAGTGAGGGGCAAGATTTCCAGGATGAAGGAAGTCAGGGAAGCTGATTTCCAGCAGTACTTTGAAGGACTGCTCAGCGAAATTAAGGCGCAGGTGGGCGCCGTGGAGGCATGAATATGCCGGGTGTCAGTTACAAGTCGATATCACAGATTTCGGGACCGCTGCTGTTTGTGGAGAATGTGCAGAATGCCGCTTACAACGAACTCGTTGAGATAAAGAGCGGAGACGGCATGATCAGGATGGGACAGGTGCTGGATACCAGCGCCGGACTCGCGGTGGTGCAGGTGTTCGGACCTACAGCAGGACTGGATGCGAGCAGGACGCGCGTGAAGTTTTCGGGCAGCACGGCCAGAATAAACGTGTCGGACGAAATGCTCGGCAGGATATTCAACGGCCTTGGCGAGCCGACGGACGGCGGCCCCAAGATCGTAAGCAAGGAGAAGATCGAAATCGTTGGAAATGCCATCAACCCCTACTCGAGAGAAGAGCCGTCGGAATTCATAGAGACTGGCATCTCGACAATAGACGGTATGAATACGCTGGTGAGAGGACAGAAGCTCCCCATATTCTCCGGCTCAGGCATGGCGCACAACATGGTCGCGGCACAGATAGCCAGACAGGCAAAGGTGCTCGGTAAGGGAGAGAATTTTGCAGTCATATTCGGCGCCATGGGAATAACGAGCGAGGAGGCAAACTTTTTCATAAGCGAGTTCAGAAACACGGGCGCCCTTTCAAGAGCGGTCCTCTTCCTCAACCTCTCCTCCGACCCGTCGATGGAGCGCATCATACTTCCCAAGGTGGCGCTGACGACGGCCGAATACCTTGCGTATGAGAGGGGCATGCACATACTCGTCATATTGACGGACATGACGAACTACTGTGAGGCGCTGCGTGAGATATCCTCTGCCAGGGAGGAGGTGCCCGGCAGAAGGGGGTACCCCGGTTACATGTACACTGATTTGAGCACGATATATGAGCGTGCGGGCAAGATACGCGGCAAGAACGGCTCCATAACACAGATACCGATACTCACGATGCCCGGTGACGACATAACGCACCCCATACCTGATCTTACAGGCTACATAACAGAGGGACAGACGGTTCTGAGCAGGGATCTGCAGAGGAAGGGCATCTACCCCGCAATCGATGTTCTTCCGTCCCTGTCAAGACTAATGAACCAGGGCATTGGGGCAAAGAGGACAAGAGAGGACCACAGGGGCGTGGCAGACCAGCTGTACTCAGCCTATGCAAACGGCAAGGATCTCCGTTCGCTCAGCGCCATCGTCGGCGAGGAGGCACTGGGAGCCAACGACAGACTCTACCTGAAGTTTGCGGACGAGTTCGAAAAGAAGTTTGTGAATCAGGGTGTGTACGAAGACAGGACGATTGAGACTACGCTCGATCTCGGATGGGAGCTGCTCAGCACACTGCCCGAAAACGAGATGAAGAGAGTTAAGCGCGAATACATAGGCAAGTACGGCAAGTGGAGGAAAGACTGATGCCTGCACAGCAGATCAAGCCTACGCGCATTGAGCTTATACGGACAAACAGAAGGATAAAGCTGGCAAAGAGAGGCCTGGATCTGCTGAAGATGAAGAGAAATGCGCTTGTAATGGAATTTTTTGCGATTAGCAGAAAGGTGCGCGGGCTCAGGGAAAACCTCAGAGCGGATGTCGGCAGGGCGCTTGAATCCATGAAGATGGCCGAAGTCATGAGCGGCGCGATGGAAGTGGAGCGCGTGGCACAGATGTCTGCAAATTCGGCACTGGGCGTGGGCGCCAAGAACGTGATGGGCGTCAGGGTTCCGGAACTGAGTTACAGAGCTGGAGCATCGGTTCTGAGCCCGGAATACAGGGCGACGTCTGTCCCGGCACCGATAAATGATGCTATCAGAAGGTTCGAGACTGTCTTCTCATCGATGATAGAGATAGCGGAAAAGGAGAATTCGATGCGCAGGCTGCTGCAGGAAATAGACAAGACAAAGAGGCGGTCCAACGCCATAGAGAATATGCTCATACCTCAGCTGAGCGCGGCTGCCAAACACATAAGGATGAGACTCGATGAGATAGAGAGGGACACATTCACTACGCTGAAGACAATCAAGAGGAAGATGGTCCAGCGCACCGCCGCGGAGGAGGGTGCGTAAAATGAATGTGAAGTACAGGGCGAGAGATTACTACCCCAGGATCACCATAACACGCGAGATGATCAGGCAGAACAGCAAACTCAGGCTCTTCATCAGGCTGAGGATGCTGTTCCTGGTCCTTAATCCAGTCATTGCGATGGTCGGCATAATAATAGTTATGACAGGGGTGTTTTGAATTACCGACGACATAGAGATACTCAGGACAATAAAAGAGAGCGAACTGAAGGTCGAACACGACCTGCAGGAGTTCTCCAGACAGCAGGAAGAGAAGCTGGAAGCGATGAAGAGAGAAATGCAGGCCCGGATTGATGAGGCCGTCAGTAAGGCCGGCAGGGAAAGGGATGAAGCGCTTCAGAAGACAAAGGAGCAGGTGGACAGGAAACGTAAGAAAATTCTCTCCGAAGCGAAGCGCAGCACCGAAGACGTCGTGCTCAATATAACAAAGAAGGACATAGAGGGCATAGTCCACACCCTCATCGGAAAGTATCTGGAGGAATAGGCATGCTGCTGCGGTCGGAGAAGATAATCAGGGTCAGGGTTATAGGCTCCAACGGCTGCAGAAAGACCGTGATTTCAGCGCTGCATGATGTTGGCGTCATGCAGCTTGAGGAACTGAGCGGCGAAGCGGCCGAAATGCTGCAGAAGAGAGTCACAGCCGAGAATGTTGAAGCGCTGAACAGGGAGATGCTCAGGTTCAGGGGAATGGAGGCAGTCCTGCCACGCCGCAGGGTAGGCGACAGGAAATATTTCAGCTCCACAAAGGAGCTGCTGGAAGCAGCGGCGAAGGTGAACATAGACGGCGAAATAAAGTCCCTGAAGGATAAGGAGATTGCCCTGAACGCCACATTGAGAGAACTTGAGAACAGACTGAACATAGCTCAGAAGATGAAGGGACTGGACTGCGATCTGTCGGTGTTCAGATCTGCACACATCTCGTCGTTCATAGCATCCGGCGGTGAAGCAGACATAAAGAGCGCCGTGAAGGGCGCAATCGACGATGTCATTGTGAGGGACATTGACGGTGCGTACCTCGTCGCAGTCCGTGTCAACAGGGAAACAGAACTCGCGCGTCTCGCGAATGAGAAGGGCATAAGCCTGGTGGCTATACCGGAAATGAGCGGAACGCCCTCCGAATTCATCGAAAGGACAGATGCCGAAGTGCATTCCCTGAAGGGCGAGCTGGAGGCCGTTTCAAAGAGGCTAGCAGAGATCGCGGACATGCATTTCGCGACAATAGCGCAGATCAGGGAGCAGCTGGACATCGAGGCGAAAAAATACGATGTGTCGGAGAAGCTGGCCGGCACGGTGGACGCTTTTGCACTCGAGGGGTGGATTCCGGCACGCTACTACGGCATGCTCGGTGAAATGCTTGACAGCCTGACATCCGGCAACGTCATACTGTCCAAAGTGCAAACGAACGAGGAACCACCGACACTTTTCCGCAATCCGCGCAGCATCAGGCTGTTTGAATTTTTCATCCGTTTCTACTCACTTCCCAGAGAGTATGAAATCGACCCTACGCTTGTTTTTGCATTTGTATTCCCGCTCTTCTTCGGACTGATGGTCGGCGACTGGGGGTACGGACTTGCAATACTGCTGATTTCGCTGTTCATAATTCACAGGCTTGACCATCCTGTGGCGCACAGCCACATACCCGGGTTTCTGAGCCGGTTCGTGCTCATGATCATGGGACCAAATGCCCTCAAGACGCTTGCGAAGGCACTTATTCCGTCCTCCATTATTGCAATAGTCATCGGTCTGCTCTTCAACGAGTTTTTCGGATTTCAGGTCCTGCCGTTCACCGTATTTGCCGTTGAGCCGGGACTGGCAAAACTGCTGCTGATTTCCGGATACATCGGTCTGCTGCTCGTCTCATTTGGTCTTGTGCTCGGCGCCGTCAATGAGCACACTGTGGGCCACAGGAAGGGTATCGCAGCCAAGGCCGGCTGGCTCGCATTCGCGTGGGGCATTGCCGTGTTCGGACTCAACCTTCTGCACCGCGTTCCGATGAACCTGGCCAATCCCTCAGTCTCGGTGCCGATAGCGCTCATTATTGGCGGTGTTGTGACGGTGCTTGCGATGGAGGGAACGATGGGCGGGATGGAGATTCCGTCAATAATCAGCCACATTCTATCGTACACAAGGATTGTCGGCATACTCCTTGCCTCCGTCATACTCGCGAGCGTCATCAACATAGCGCTGAGGGCTTTCGCATCCGATCCGCTGCTCATACCCGTAGGCATCTTCATCGTGATCGTGGGACAGGTTTTCAATCTCATCATAGCAGTTTTCGAGTCCGGGATACAGGGCGCAAGGCTTCTCTATGTGGAATTCTTTTCAAAATTCTACAAAGGGAACGGAAGATACTTCAGGCC is part of the Candidatus Sysuiplasma acidicola genome and encodes:
- a CDS encoding V-type ATP synthase subunit D; translation: MPAQQIKPTRIELIRTNRRIKLAKRGLDLLKMKRNALVMEFFAISRKVRGLRENLRADVGRALESMKMAEVMSGAMEVERVAQMSANSALGVGAKNVMGVRVPELSYRAGASVLSPEYRATSVPAPINDAIRRFETVFSSMIEIAEKENSMRRLLQEIDKTKRRSNAIENMLIPQLSAAAKHIRMRLDEIERDTFTTLKTIKRKMVQRTAAEEGA
- a CDS encoding V-type ATP synthase subunit I — encoded protein: MLLRSEKIIRVRVIGSNGCRKTVISALHDVGVMQLEELSGEAAEMLQKRVTAENVEALNREMLRFRGMEAVLPRRRVGDRKYFSSTKELLEAAAKVNIDGEIKSLKDKEIALNATLRELENRLNIAQKMKGLDCDLSVFRSAHISSFIASGGEADIKSAVKGAIDDVIVRDIDGAYLVAVRVNRETELARLANEKGISLVAIPEMSGTPSEFIERTDAEVHSLKGELEAVSKRLAEIADMHFATIAQIREQLDIEAKKYDVSEKLAGTVDAFALEGWIPARYYGMLGEMLDSLTSGNVILSKVQTNEEPPTLFRNPRSIRLFEFFIRFYSLPREYEIDPTLVFAFVFPLFFGLMVGDWGYGLAILLISLFIIHRLDHPVAHSHIPGFLSRFVLMIMGPNALKTLAKALIPSSIIAIVIGLLFNEFFGFQVLPFTVFAVEPGLAKLLLISGYIGLLLVSFGLVLGAVNEHTVGHRKGIAAKAGWLAFAWGIAVFGLNLLHRVPMNLANPSVSVPIALIIGGVVTVLAMEGTMGGMEIPSIISHILSYTRIVGILLASVILASVINIALRAFASDPLLIPVGIFIVIVGQVFNLIIAVFESGIQGARLLYVEFFSKFYKGNGRYFRPFSSPRNYTIKQFDLDMKAGK